Genomic window (Pleurodeles waltl isolate 20211129_DDA chromosome 2_2, aPleWal1.hap1.20221129, whole genome shotgun sequence):
AGGCAGAAGAATCTTGACTGCAATTTTTGACAAACCTGAATGTTCTTCAGACATTGCCAGCCAAAATTCTCCCAATGAGATTTTGTTGAACTGCATCTGGAGAATACGGTCACTCTGGACCTCAATTGGGTCTTCCTGAAGGTGCACTGGAAGACGAGTACCTGCACCCACTAGGAAAGGTTGAAAGACCCAGTCATTGACATGATCAGTTTCCTCAGGAAAGTACTTTTCTAAACTGTCCCTGAGAGAAGTCAAGTGATTTATTATGACCTCAGCAGCACTTTCAAGTTCATATCCTGTGTCCTCAAGAGCTTCTGCTAAACAGGGGAATGCCTCAAGCAAGCCATCTTGAATTAGTCTTCTCCACAACTCCAGTTTCTTCTTGAAGGCAGATGTTTTTTTGTACATGGTGAAAGACGTACTTTTAGCTCCTTGCAAAGACAAATTCAAGGAATTTAATTTATCAAAGATGTCTGCAAGGTATGCTAAAAGCACAAGCCAACGGGGATTACATAGCTGTTCTGCTTTGTAGGGGTCCACATCCAGAAGGAACTGTCGTACTTCGTTTCTTAATTCAAAAATACGATTCAGAACCTTCCCTCTGGATAACCATCGGACTTCTGTATGGAAAAGCAAACCATAATGTTCAGCTCCCATTTCGGCACATACAATTGCAAACAGACAAGCTCTAGTTGGGTGTGCCTTtatgaaattaacaattttcacagcAGAATTCAACACTTCCCCAAGTTCTCTATCCATGTTTCGGACTGCAAGGGCTTCCCGGTGTATCATACAGTGGGTCCATAGAATATGAGGAGCCACTTTCAACACTTTAGCTTTTAGGCCTGCCCTAGCCCCACACATGGAAGGAGCACCATCGGTACAGATCCCAACACAGCTCTCCCAATTTAAGTCATTGGAGCACAGGAAGTCATTGAGAATATCAAACAGGGCTGCTGATGTTGCATGTCCCTTGATTGGTTTACAGAATAAAAAATCTTCCAATATTAGAGTTTTGTAGCAGTATCGGACATAAGCAATTAAATGAGCTTCCTTGGATAAGTCAGTTGCTTCATCCAATTGCAAAGCAAACAAACTGGATTTCAAGCGTGCTATGAGTTGTCTGTGGATGTCCTCTGACATGTCAGAGATGCGACGGCAAACTGTTGTGTCTGAGATGGGTACCATTTTAAACTTCTCCGCTGCTTTTTCACCAAGCATTGTCCTGGCCATGTCAAGAATTGCTGGAAGAATCACTTTTTCCCCATCTGTAAaaggctttttgtttttggcaatgtggtATGCCACTTGGTAAGATGCTTTCAAGGCATTTGTTGGCGTGGAGACCAGATTTTtcacagtgtctttttggtggatgatgtcttccagctttctggcaaaaaaatctgtattttttcctaccagtaacccatgtgtAGTTTCCAAGTGATGCTTTAATTTGTTTGGTTTCAGACTTTCGTTAGCCAAGGTCATGCCACAAACCACAAACTGTGGCTTGATTTCGCCATTTATGGTGATGCAGGTGAATCCAAAATTCAGGTAGGAGGTATCATATGACCTAATTTTTCCAGGTCTTTTCTCACCGTCTGTTTCAGCCTTTCGTTTGAATGCCCTACCATCTTTTTGCAGCAGGAAACGATCCATGGCAAATGTATGTTTGACCTACGGTACAAAATTCCACAGTTCAATATTACTGAATAGCTCAGACTTGCTGCTACATGCGGAATagctgtctttttaaaaaaaactctttgcAGTTCTCAGAATGTCTCAAAAaatcttcttattttttttaaaaacacaaataacacaGTCAGTTCCTTCCACGTGATTAAAACagaaattgcagcagctgcatgttgaagaggagggctttgggcaccgaaacgtttttatttacaaattaagcactgcataagcaGGTTATCTGGAGCAGAGATGGATGGGTAGCTGCATGCAGGTGATGTCCAGGGGCAAGAGGTCTAGATTTTGAATGTAAAGAGCCAAACCAAAAGAAAACTACCAATCTATGCTGGTACTCTGTGTCCTCCATAGGCAGGGCACTGGAATTAGgcaattttgtttttctacttttccacataattaagaattttacacatttgcaagacaaataattatctgctgcataacctgcaaatgttaacaaaaaatgcTTCCTCTTGCCCCTGGACaagctgttcaaaagttactaaaaaatacaGCCAGAGTCTTGCCTTGCAGTGAACCCATTACTCCAGACGGTTTACTACATGTGCGTACGGATGTTTTCACATTATACATCATAATATGGCACCAAACAATGCAAGGGTCTGCACCTAGTGACCTAAAAAACCATCACCTATGAACTCTGAACAAAAAAAATAGCACATTCAATAAAGAAGAATGCAGTTGTCAGCATCAGTACACATAAAGCAGCAAATATCAATGCAACAACCAACACATAACAAAATATCAACCAGCACCTAACACCCTGGTATTCACAATCCGtaaccaaaacccaacacctgcacATAACAACCCAAAGTTTTGCTCCTATCtaaaggccagcatcctacaatccTAAAAATAGCAAATATACCTTGCCACAAACATCCAAAGAACCAGCAAtctgctactgtttttttttttcctgattgaAAATATACTGCCCACAAATTGAGAAGCAGCACACATCAGATCgagcctaggcccatatttatacttttttagcgccacatttacatcatttttttacgcaaaagcagcgcaaacttacaaaatacaattgtattttgtaagtttgcgctgattttgcgtcaaaaaacgacgcaaatgcggctctaaaaaagtataaatatgggccctaatcttttTATTAAAGGGAAATACATTACTAATATTTACATTGCTATGAAAGTGCCATCCATACAAATGAACTGATTAATACTGTTTGTAAATACCGGTCTCTGTAAAGTTTTTAAAAGTGTGTCCATGCTGAAAGAATCGAAGGAGGGCTTTCACACCTCCCCTGCTTCGAATTATGAAATCTCATAGAATAATGCCGATTTGGTTTTCAGCAGATCGTGAAGGAGAGATGTGCTACTTACCAGTTCTGCAGGGATGAAGTCCAGGAAAGGCAGCAGGACGGAGTGCAAGGCAGCGGGGAAAAAAAATGTCTCCTCTACAAAGCATTGCACAGCTTCGTATTTATGGCCCCAGTTGCCGGCATTTCCTTGTTTTCATTCTGCATTCTCTCTGATTGGAGGACAGTTGTCAATGACGTTtcattattttccaacatcctccaATCAGAGAGAATGCAGAATGAAAGGCCACTCTCTGGAATCCAAAACGAAGAGAAAATGTTTTGGATTACAGTTCaaggcagttccaggcagcagaagTGCGGCATGCGCGACCCCCTTTGATTGACTTCACGACCCCCATGGGGGTCGCGACCCACACTTTGAAGACCACTGGCCTAAtggatcagcaggctagccacttaccttctcaacaccatatacatGGTACAAATTGTTTGTAAACATAGGTAAATGATATACCTAGTATTGTTAATGCtttattaccaccatgcttttcacgatgtaggatgtccaccctgatcaaccatCACAATTGACCAATGTATAGTTCAGACATAACAATGGGAACACCTCCTTATACTTCACACggagtgtagtaagtatgccatgtgacAATCCTCTTTGGGATGACAGGCTCACATGAAGTTCCCAATGATATCGGGACACAGGACAACTTGGTCCTGTTACTCATCAATCAGACCCTATGCTGTACATAGATTTAGATCCAATgaaataggactggtcagagaccaaagggctggacaacttaccaattgggtatatggactgtAGAACAGTAGGTGGGAGGGATGAcactgcaggttacacatatgtatagcagtgtagaagtacacatatgacactgtcacatgcgcatcaccacatgctgtcatactatATGGGTGACATTGGTGAGtaatatgttcccatacacaatacTGAATACATATCTGTGTGTCAAATTTGGCAACAGTAGTACTATATCTTCCTAGGTAACCCTTTACCTgtaccacttaccacattgtcacagctgagctACTCAGACATCATATACCTAACTGGTATAGGCATTAACatgtgttaagtcagtacttacccACTTGTGGGTGTTGTTCTTCCCTCAAACGTCCGTCCACCTCAGGGCAGGCCatcgccaaaatgtgggccattaggggggtcagggtccgatgggcacccctacctCATTGAGAGGACACCCCCAAataggcctctgtggtcttccaggaccattgtctcaggtcctgccaccacgtcctacagtgagtgctccgccggctgtggaaccTTAGATTCCCTTTTTTTTATGGGGTTTGACCTCcatagatgacacagacaaaagcacaAAGTCAGGTCCACATGCACTATACCAACACAAGTGGAGAGAACAGCTAAGTGACAGCAAGTAGGGAAACAttaccatcc
Coding sequences:
- the LOC138276622 gene encoding zinc finger BED domain-containing protein 5-like, with amino-acid sequence MDRFLLQKDGRAFKRKAETDGEKRPGKIRSYDTSYLNFGFTCITINGEIKPQFVVCGMTLANESLKPNKLKHHLETTHGLLVGKNTDFFARKLEDIIHQKDTVKNLVSTPTNALKASYQVAYHIAKNKKPFTDGEKVILPAILDMARTMLGEKAAEKFKMVPISDTTVCRRISDMSEDIHRQLIARLKSSLFALQLDEATDLSKEAHLIAYVRYCYKTLILEDFLFCKPIKGHATSAALFDILNDFLCSNDLNWESCVGICTDGAPSMCGARAGLKAKVLKVAPHILWTHCMIHREALAVRNMDRELGEVLNSAVKIVNFIKAHPTRACLFAIVCAEMGAEHYGLLFHTEVRWLSRGKVLNRIFELRNEVRQFLLDVDPYKAEQLCNPRWLVLLAYLADIFDKLNSLNLSLQGAKSTSFTMYKKTSAFKKKLELWRRLIQDGLLEAFPCLAEALEDTGYELESAAEVIINHLTSLRDSLEKYFPEETDHVNDWVFQPFLVGAGTRLPVHLQEDPIEVQSDRILQMQFNKISLGEFWLAMSEEHSGLSKIAVKILLPFSSSYLCEIGFSSLAVLKTKYSSRLEVEHNLRMAVARIHPQIDRLSGEKQVNPSH